A genomic stretch from Xiphophorus maculatus strain JP 163 A chromosome 16, X_maculatus-5.0-male, whole genome shotgun sequence includes:
- the map3k3 gene encoding mitogen-activated protein kinase kinase kinase 3: MNERQALHSIMKDLVALQMTRRQPVFSYDSGKPKTSTQANRQDDVRIKFEYLGEKRILVFGRPVQFEKIQEKVKSVFGQQLELHYMNNEMSIPLRGQDDLDKAIDLLDRSSSMKSIRIMLLSQECSNASSNSHHVPCKQVRIKASHSTGDVSTAYQPSEPRGRHLSTGSQNTGRSSPPPGYVPERQQRIARQGSYTSINSEGEFIPETSDQCVLDPWSSAENSVSGSCQSLDSNSESPSLRKSRMHRAKSYPDNRQEVSDRENHVYDKVAGKGGTYPRRYHVSLHCKDHSEGRRTFPRIRRPQGNLFTLVPSRRSLNGSEESLGSWQQIDTQGRLRPHDRSVAHKSPSAPVTWRRGKLLGQGAFGQVYLCYDVDTGRELAAKQVQFDPESPETSKEVSALECEIQLLKNLHHERIVQYYGCLRDHNEKTLTIFMEYMPGGSVKDQLKAYGALTENVTRKYTRQILEGMSYLHSNMIVHRDIKGANILRDSAGNVKLGDFGASKRLQTICMSGTGIRSVTGTPYWMSPEVISGEGYGRKADVWSLGCTVVEMLTQKPPWAEFEAMAAIFKIATQPTNPLLPPRASDQARDFIRCIFVEAKHRPSAEELLRHPFSQIQC, from the exons ATGA ATGAGAGGCAGGCTCTCCACTCTATAATGAAGGACCTGGTTGCCCTCCAGATGACGCGACGACAGCCGGTGTTTTCCTACGACAGCGGCAAGCCAAAGACATCAACACAGGCCAACAGACAG gatgATGTCAGGATAAAGTTTGAATACTTAGGAGAGAAAAG GATCTTGGTGTTTGGGAGGCCAGTGCAGTTTGAGAAGATTCAGGAAAAGGTGAAGAGCGTCTTCGGCCAGCAGCTAGAGCTCCATTATATGAACAATGAG ATGTCCATTCCTTTGCGAGGTCAGGATGACCTGGACAAGGCGATCGACCTGCTTGACAGAAGCTCCAGCATGAAGAGCATCAGGATAATGCTTCTTTCTCAAGAGTGCAGCAAC GCCTCCTCCAACTCTCATCATGTACCGTGTAAGCAGGTGAGGATCAAGGCCTCCCACTCCACTGGAGACGTCAGTACGGCGTATCAGCCCTCTGAACCCAGAGGGCGCCACCTGTCAACAG GTTCTCAGAACACGGGTCGAAGTTCGCCGCCTCCTGGATATGTGCCTGAGCGCCAGCAGAGGATCGCCCGCCAGGGTTCCTACACCAGCATCAACAGCGAGGGGGAGTTCATCCCAGAAACCAGCGACCAATGC GTGCTGGATCCTTGGAGCAGCgcagaaaattcagtttctgGCAGCTGTCAGTCCCTGGACAGCAACTCAGAAAG CCCTTCACTGAGAAAGTCACGCATGCACAGAGCCAAGAGTTACCCAGATAACCGGCAAGAAGTCTCAG aCCGGGAGAATCACGTGTATGACAAAGTAGCAGGGAAGGGAGGCACCTATCCTCGTAGGTATCATGTCTCCCTACATTGCAAAGACCACAGTGAAG GTCGTCGAACATTTCCGCGCATTCGTCGTCCCCAGGGAAACCTGTTTACTTTGGTTCCCTCGAGGCGATCGCTGAACGGCAGTGAGGAGAGTCTGGGCAGCTGGCAGCAGATCGACACGCAAGGCCGGCTGCGTCCACACGATCGCTCTGTCGCCCACAAGT CGCCCAGCGCCCCGGTGACGTGGCGTCGCGGGAAGCTTTTAGGCCAGGGTGCGTTTGGTCAGGTCTACCTCTGCTACGATGTGGACACTGGCAGAGAACTGGCCGCCAAGCAAGTCCAGTTTGATCCTGAAAGTCCTGAAACCAGCAAG gaaGTTAGTGCGTTGGAGTGTGAAATCCAGCTTCTAAAAAATCTGCATCACGAGCGCATCGTCCAGTACTACGGCTGTCTGAGGGACCACAACGAGAAAACTCTCACCATCTTCATGGAGTACATGCCCGGG GGTTCAGTCAAAGATCAGCTGAAGGCTTATGGGGCCCTGACAGAAAACGTTACCCGCAAATATACAAGACAGATTCTGGAGGGCATGTCCTACCTGCACAGTAACATGATCGTGCACAGAGACATCAAAG GAGCCAACATCCTGCGGGATTCAGCGGGAAATGTGAAGCTGGGAGACTTTGGAGCCAGCAAGAGGCTGCAGACGATCTGCATGTCTGGAACCGGCATCCGCTCTGTGACCGGCACCCCCTACTGGATGAGTCCCGAAGTGATCAGCGGCGAGGGATACGGCAGGAAAGCTGACGTCTG GAGCCTCGGCTGCACTGTGGTTGAGATGCTCACACAAAAGCCGCCGTGGGCCGAATTTGAAGCCATGGCGGCGATATTTAAGATCGCCACGCAGCCGACCAATCCGCTGCTCCCGCCGCGCGCCTCGGACCAGGCCCGGGATTTCATCCGGTGCATCTTCGTGGAGGCCAAACACCGGCCGAGCGCCGAGGAGCTGCTGAGGCATCCGTTCTCCCAGATCCAGTGCTGA